A segment of the Rhizobium sp. ZPR4 genome:
CTTCTGACCGCAGCAACCGGTTCGTCAGATAGCGAACCACTGATCGATTCTCGCATGGTGTGCCTCGCCCGTGAAACGCTCGCCTGGCATGACGGCCTTGCCGATTTCGCCTTTGCCATGCAGGGGCTCGGCACCGGCGCCATCGGCTTGTCCGGCTCGCCCGAATTGCGCTCGGCCGTTCTACCCAAGGTGCGCTCGGGTGACTGGCTTGCCGCCTTCGCACTGTCGGAAAAAGATGCCGGCTCCGATGTCGCCGCGATGAGCTGCGCCGCCCGTCTCGATGGAGATCACTATGTTCTCGACGGCGAAAAGACCTGGATTTCCAATGGCGGTATTGCCGATGTCTACACCGTCTTTGCGCGCACCGGTGAAGCGCCGGGAACCCGTGGCATCTCGGCCTTCGTCGTCTTTGCCGACGATCCCGGCTTCTCGATTGCCGAGCGCATCGAGGTCATCGCGCCGCATCCGCTGGCGACGATCCGTTTCGACAATTGCCGTATTCCGGCCTCGCGCCGCCTCGGCGCGCCGGGCGAAGGCTTCAAGATTGCCATGCGCACGCTCGATATCTTCCGCGCCTCGGTCGCCGCCGCCAGCCTCGGCTTCGCCCGCCGCGCGCTCGATGAATCGCTTGCCCATGCGCGCTCACGCCCGATGTTCGGCGCCGCCCTTGCCGACCTTCAGTTGACGCAGGCCGCCCTCGGCGATATGGCGACCGGCATCGACGCGGCGGCATTGCTCACCTATCGGGCGGCCTGGCGTCGCGACGTGCAGCGCTTGCCGACGACACGCGAGGCGGCCATGGCCAAGATGACGGCGACGGAAACCGCGCAAAGCGTCATCGACCGCGCCGTCCAGCTCTTTGGCGGGCGCGGCGTGAAATCGGGCGAGATAACGGAAAAACTCTATCGGGAGATCCGCGCGCTTCGCATCTATGAAGGTGCGACCGAAGTTCAAAAACTCATCGTCGCGCGCGAACTTCTGAAGACCAATTAATGGGAGATATGCACATGAGCCGCGAGATTTTCGACTGGGCCGACCCGTTCCGGCTGACGGAGCAGCTGAGCGACGACGAACGCATGGTGCTTGATACCGCGCATTCCTACGCGCAGGAAAAGCTCGCGCCCCGCGTCCTCGAAGCCTTCCGCCACGAAAAGACCGATCCGGCCATCTTCCGCGAAATGGGTGAACTCGGCCTACTCGGCCCGACGATCTCCCCGGAATATGGCGGCGCTGGCCTAAGCTACGTCGCCTACGGCCTGATCGCCCGCGAAGTCGAACGCGTCGATAGCGGCTACCGCTCGATGATGAGCGTGCAGTCCTCGCTCGTCATGGTACCGATCGAGACCTTCGGCTCGGAAGCACAGAAGCAGAAATATCTGCCGAAGCTCGCAACCGGCGAATGGATCGGCTGCTTCGGCCTCACCGAACCGAACCACGGCTCCGATCCCGGCTCGATGGTCACCCGCGCGAAGAAGGTCGATGGCGGCTACAGCCTGACCGGCGCCAAGACCTGGATCTCGAATGCGCCGATCGCCGATGTCTTCGTCGTCTGGGCCAAGACCGAGGACGGCCTCATTCGCGGCTTCATCCTCGAGAAGGGCTGGAAGGGCCTCTCGGCCCCTGCCATCCACGGCAAGGTGGGCCTGCGCGCCTCCATAACGGGCGAAGTCGTGATGGACAATGTCTTCGTGCCGGAAGAAAACCTAATGCCGAACGTATCCGGCCTCAAGGGTCCCTTCACCTGCCTCAACTCCGCACGCTTCGGCATTGCCTGGGGTGCGCTCGGCGCCGCCGAGGATTGCTACGCCAAGGCACGTCAATATGTGCTTGACCGCAAGCAGTTCGGCCGTCCCCTCGCCGCCAACCAGCTGATCCAGAAGAAGCTTGCCGACATGGTGACGGAGATCACGCTCGGCCTGCAGGGTTGCCTGCGTCTCGGACGCATGAAGGAAGAGGGCCATCCGCCTGTCGAACTCACCTCCATCCTCAAGCGCAACAGCTGCGGCAAGGCGCTGGATATCGCCCGCGCTGCCCGCGACATGCTTGGCGGCAACGGCATCTCGGATGAGTTCGGCATCGCGCGCCATCTCGTCAACCTCGAAGTGGTCAACACCTATGAGGGCACGCACGACATCCACGCCCTCATTCTCGGCCGCGCCATCACCGGCATCGCCGCCTTTTCGAACTGAGGCCCGCCTTGGCGTTCAAAACCACCAGACCTCTACGTTTCGGAGATTGCGATCCCTCTGGGATCGCTTATTTCCCGTCGTATCTGAACATTCTCGTCGGGGTGCTGGAAGACTATTTCGCCTCGATCGGCTTTTCCTGGCGAAGGCTCATTGATAACAGCCGCATCGGTGTCCCCACCGTCCGGCTCGACCTGACCTTCGTGAAGCCGGGCCTGCAGGGCGATGACCTCGAGTTCGTGCTTTCAGTCCACGGCATCGGCCGGTCCTCGCTCGATCTGCAGCATCAGGTCTCGGCAAACGGCCATGTCCTGTGGACGGCCAAACACCGTGTCGTCGCCACCTCGCTCGATACGCATACATCCATTGAATGGCCGGATGATCTCCGCGCCGCGCTGACCTCTCATCTGGAGACGACCGATGCACACCATCCTGCAACCTGAAGGCTGGGCCAAGCCGATCGGCTATGCCAATGGCGTAGCGGCGACGGGCCGCACGGTGTTCGTTGGCGGTCAGATCGGCTGGAATGCCGCCTGCGAGTTCGAAAGCGACGATTTCGTCGAGCAGGTGCGCCAGACGCTGAAGAATGTCGTCGCCATCCTTGCCGAAGGTGGCGCCGAGCCGAAGCACATCACCTCGATGACCTGGTATTTCACCGACAAGCAGGAATATCTCGGCAATCTGAAGGGTCTCGGCCAGGCCTATCGCGAGATCATCGGCCGGCACTTCCCGGCCATGGCCGCGGTGCAGGTCGTCGCCCTCGTCGAGGATCGTGCGAAGATCGAGATCCAGGCGACGGCCGTCATCCCGGAATAACATCGCACAGGCGGTCAAGATCATGTCGGCATTGCGCTTTTCAGACACTATTTCGGCGGTGCTGACCGATGGTGTCCTCGTCGTCACCATAGACAACGCGCCGGTCAACGCATTGTCCGCCGATGTCCGGGCCGGCCTGATGGCCGCGTTCGATCATGCCGAGAAAGATGGCACAGTCGTCGGCATAGTACTGACCGGCGCGGGCAACAGCTTCATCGGTGGTGCCGACATCAAGGAATTCGGCAAGCCGCCGGTCGAGCCGCATCTACCTGATGTTATCTCCCGCATCGAAGCCTTTGCCAAACCGGTTGTCGCCACGATCAATGGTGTCGCGCTCGGCGGCGGCCTGGAAGTGGCGCTTGCCTGCCATCGCCGCCTCGCCGCACCGGCCGCGAAGCTCGGCCTGCCGGAAGTCAAACTGGGCATCGTGCCCGGCGCCGGCGGCACGCAGCGCCTGCCGCGGCTCATAGGCGTCGCCGCCGCCATCGACATGATCGCCAATGGCCGCATCGTTTCGGCTGCCGAAGCCCTCAAGCTCGGCATTGTTGACGAGATAGCCAAAAGTGAGCTGGTCACAGAGGCCAGCACCGCCATCGCTTCCCCCATGCGCCGCACCGGATTGCTGGCAGCTCCCGCAGAAGCCGCCGAAGCCATCGACAAGGCGGCGGCAGACGCGTTGCGCAAGGCACGCGGCCAGCACGCACCGGCCGAGGCCGTCCGCCTCGTACGACTCGCGGCAACCGCCCCTCTATCGGATGGACTGGCCGAGGAACGCCGCACCTTCATCGCGCTTCGCGACAGCGAAGAGGCCGCGGCATTGCGCCACGTCTTCTTCGCGGAACGCGCCGCCGGCAAGGTCGAGGGACTAGAGGCCGCAGCCCCACGCAAGATCGAAACCGTCGGCATCGTCGGCACCGGACTGATGGGATCAGGCATCGCTGTCTCGGCCCTCAATGGCGGCTACCGCGTCGTCGGCGTCGAGCAGAGTGCCGAGGCCGCGGAAAAGGGACGCGCACGCATTATCGGCCTCCTCGACAAGGCCGTGCAATCCGGCCGCCTCGATGCGGCGGGCCGCGGGGACCGCGTCAGCCGGTTGACGGTAACAGCAGACATGCAGCAGCTGGCACAGGCCGACATCGTCATCGAAGCGGTGTTTGACGATCTCACCGTCAAGACCGAACTTTTCCAGCGCCTCGATACGATCGTTCGCCCTCAGACAATCCTTGCGACCAATACCAGCTATCTCGATCCCGATACGATTGCCGCTGCCACCAGGCTGCCAAGGCGCATCGTCGGGCTGCACTTCTTCTCGCCGGCCCACATCATGCGGCTACTGGAAGTGGTGAATTGCAAGGAGACCGCGCCCGACGTGCTGGCGACGGCCCTTGCCCTTGCAAAGCGGCTCGGCAAGCTGCCTGTCGTCTCGGGTGTTACCGAAGGCTTCATCGGTAACCGCATCTTTTCCGCCTATCGCCGCGAAGCCGAATACATGGTCGAGGATGGCGCCTCGCCGCAGGAGATCGATGCCGCTCTGGAAGCCTACGGCTTTCCGATGGGGCCTTTTGCCGTCTTCGACATGGCGGGTCTGGAAATCGCCTGGGCGCGCCGCAAGCGGCAGGCCGCAACCCGTAATCCGGCGGAGCGCTACGTCGTCATCGCCGACCGGCTCTGCGAAGCCGGCCGCTTCGGCCAGAAGACCGGCCTCGGCTGGTATGCCTATCCCGATGGCAAGCGCACCGTCGATCCGGTGGTGACTGACATCATCGAAATCGCCCGCGCCGAAAAGAACATCACGCCGAAGCATTTTCCGGCAGATGATATCGTCTCTCGCCTCCTGCAGGCCATGACGAGCGAAGGCGAGGCATTGCTCTCAGAAGGCATCGCCGCCCGCGCGAGCGATATCGACCTCGTCATGATCAATGGCTACGGCTTTCCCCCCAGCAGGGGCGGCCCGATGTTTGCCGCCGGTCGCCGCTGAAAACAAGGCACGCAGACGGTCAGGCCGCCGAAGACAGCAGCGTGAACAGTTCCTGCGGCCGCTTGACGCCACGAAGCGCGTAACGGCCGACGGAAACGAGGTCGTTGCTCTGCTGGCCCGATAGCGCCTCGATGAAATTCGACGACATCAGGATGTTGCGGTCAGCAGACCGGCACATCGAGGCGATGCGGCTGACTTCGTTGACGGCCGGGCCGATGACAGTGAAGTCCAGCCGGTCCATGCTGCCGATATTCCCGTAGAAGACATCGCCGATATGCAGGCCGAGATAGACGTCGGTAACAGGCCGGCCCTCGATCTGCCGCTGTGAATTGAGGTCGCGCAGCCGCTGGCGCAGCAGCGATTCCGCCATCAGCGCGGCAGCACAGGCATCGGCCGAATTTCTCGCCTTGAAGATCGCTAGCGTCCCGTCGCCGATAAGCTTCAGCACGTTGCCGCCCGCCTCGTGGATCGACGAGATGACCGCATCGGCATAGGCGTTCAGCATCGGGATGATTTCATCCGGTTCCGCCGTATCCGAGATGCGCGTGTAGTTGGCGAGATCGGAAAACCAGAGGGCGGCCGAAATCCGCTCCGTCTTGCCTCGGGTGATCTTGCCTTCGAGCACATGCCGGGCAGCATCCTCACCGAGATAGACCTCGGCGATAGTGCGGGCGATGCGGCTCATGCCGGTGCATTTGATCGCCAAGGCCAGCGCCGGCGTCAGCTTGCGCAGCACGCGCAGATCTTCCTCCGGAAAGCCGACCTCATGTGCGGTGGCGAAGTTGGAATAGAAGCAATCCATCTCGCCGATCGTGCCGCCCTCTTCGAAACGGTGGATCATGGCGATGTAGTCGGTGTGCCCATCGGCCAGCAGCGTATCGAGCCCGTAGAAATCCGTTGGCTCACCGAAGCCGATGCGCCGGCGCACCTCGTCCCCGCCCGTCGTCAACATGTGATAGAAAGCGGAACGCTGCCAGTTTTCGGAAGCGATCCCCTGATGCGACGGACCATATTCGAACTCGCGTTCGATCACCTGATTGCCGTCCCAACGGAAGGCGCGGCCTTCATAGACCGGGTGTAGCGTATCCATCAGCGCCATGGCGCGATCGAGGTTCAGGCCATGCAGACGGCACTGCTCGCAGAAACCGGCCAGGATGTCGGCCTCCGCCATACCCTTGAGGCCAGCCTGCATGAGCCAGCTGGCAATTTCGCCAATGTCCTTCGCGTCCATGGATATCTCCCGACCCTCTGAAGGAATCGCTTTAGTACGAAAATCTAAGGCTTGGAATGCTGTACAACGCAAAATAGCCCTGATGTACGCAACAGATCGCCGCTTCTGTGGCACAGAAGCGGCGATTTGACACGTTCGAGGGATGATCGCGAGCCTCAGGCCTTTGCGTGCGGCTTCAGCAGATCCTCCAGACCGATACGCCGGAAGAGTTCTGCCCGAACCCGGTCGGCAACACCGTTGACGATCTCGGCACCATCCTCTGAAGGATCTATATGGGTACGGAAGGGCCGTGTGCCAAACGGCATGTCGACGACCTCGACGATTGCGGTCGCGACCGAAGCGGCATCGGCATCGGCCGGCTCCAGAGAGGCCAGCCCCTTCAGCGCCTGGTCGGGAACGCCGGCATAGGGACCGTTGTCATATTCCGCGGCACGAGCCTTGTCGGCCGGCGAGCCGGAATGGGCAAAGTGGTTGGTGCCCTTGGTGAAGGCACCGGGCACGATGATCACGGTCTCGATGCCCCAGCGTGTCAGTTCGGACGCATAGGAGACGGCAAGCGAGTCCATGGCGGCCTTGGCTGCGAAGTAAGGCGAGAGATAAGGCGGCGTGCCGCCACGCGTGCTGGACGAGGAGACCCACACCACCAGACCCTTCCCTTCCTTGCGCATATAAGGCAGCACGGCGCGATTGACGCGCTGGGTGCTGAGCACGTTGATGTCGTAGAGTTCAGCGAACTGCTCCGGCGTAAAGGCTTCTGCCGGGCCGAAGGACATATGGCCGGCATTGTGAATGATGGTGTCAATATGGCCCTGCTCGGCGATGACGGCAGCAATGCCGGCTTCCACCGAAGCGTCCGATGCGACATCGAGCTCGACGGTTCTGAGATCGACGCCATTGTCCTTGGCGAATGCCGCTGCCGCCGCGACCTGCGCGACATTGCGTCCTTGCGTTTCGCGGATGCCCGCATAGACCGTATGGCCTGCCTTGGCGAGAGCGCGTGCCGTCAGAGCGCCGAAGCCGCTCGATGCGCCTGTGATGACGATGACTTGCTTGCTCATGATCCTGTTCCTTTATTGGGTTGGCTGTCGTTGACGATCGATAGGGATGGAAAGGTGGCGGCAGGCGTGATCCCGCCGCCTCGTTGGCTCAGATCATGCCGCCATTGGCGCGCAGCGTCTGACCGTTGATCCAGCCGCCATCGGGGCCGACAAGGAAGGAGACGGCAGCGGCGATATCCTGCGGTGTGCCCAGGCGTTCCAGCGGGTTCATCTTGGCCATGCGGTCGATGAGTTCATCGCTCTTGCCGTTCAGGAAGAGATCCGTGGCCGTCGGGCCGGGAGCGACCGCATTGACCGTGATCGAGCGGCCGCGCAGTTCCTTCGCCATGATGCCGGTCAACGCCTCGACACCGGCCTTCGTTGCGGCATAGACGCCGTAGGTTTCCAGCTTGAGGCCAACGATGCTGGTCGAGAAGTTGACGATACGGCCGCCATCGCGCAGCCGCTTGCCGGCTTCGCGCAGCGTATTGAAGGTGCCCTTGAGGTTGATGGCGATATGGCGATCGAAATGCGCGTCGTCGGCATCGGCGATCTTGGCAAGCTGCATGATGCCGGCATTGTTGACGAGGACATCGACACCGCCAAAGGCTGCCTCGGCCGCATCGAACATGCGGCGCACGGCTTCGACATCGGAAACATCGGCTTTCGCGGTCAGCGCCTTGCCACCCTTTTCCTCGATCTTCCGGGCCAGTTCCTCGGCGGCGGCCTCGCTGCCGGAGTAGTTGATGACGACGGTGAAGCTATCCTCGGCCAGACGCTCGGCGATCGCGGCGCCGATGCCGCGGGATGCGCCGGTGACGATCGCTACCTTATTGGAATTGCTGCTCATTTTCCTCATCCTTCATTACTTTGCGCCGCAGCGCGTTTCGATGAGGAGAAGATGCCCCTTTTCATGTGGCGGATAATCAGCCATTAATCGGCATCACTATCCGAAACTTGCGAACAAATAATATGGACAGATTCGATGCCATGCGCGTGTTTTGCCGGGTCGTCGAGCGGCGCAGCTTCACGCTGGCGGCCGAAGATACCGGCTTGCCACGTTCGACGGTGACGGATGCCATCAAGCAGCTTGAGTCTCGGCTTGGCGTGCGCCTGCTGCAGCGCACGACGCGGCATGTCAGCCCGACCCTCGATGGCGAAGCCTATTATCAGCGCTGCCTTCGCATCCTCTCCGATATCGAGGATGCCGAAGGCGCCTTTGCTGGCGCAAAGCCGAAGGGGGTGCTGCGTGTCGATGTGCATGGAACGCTCGCCCGGCACTTCGTCCTGCCGAACCTGCCCTCCTTCCTCGAAACCTATCCCGATATCGAACTGCAAATTACCGAAGGCGACCGGTTCGTCGATCTGATCCGCGAGGGGATCGACTGCGTGCTGCGCGTCGGCACGCTGCAGGATAGCGACATGATCGGCCGCCGCGTCGCGATGCTGGAAGAGGTCACGCTTGCGGCGCCGGCCTATGTCGAGCGTTTGGGGATGCCGGCCCATCCGGATAGACTTGATGGCCACCGCATGATCGGCTTCCGCTCGTCGGCGACGGGTGGGTTATTACCGCTGGAATTCCAGATCGACGGCGCTATGCGCGAAATCACCCTGCCGGCGACCATTTCCGTCAACGCGGCCGAGAGCTATTTCGCCGCCGCCAAGCTCGGCCTCGGGCTAATCCAGGTCCCGCGCTATCACGCCGAGGAAGCATTGCGATCGGGCGAGCTGCTGCATGTCCTTCAGGGCTATCCGCCGACGCGAACGCCCGTCTCCATGCTCTATCCGCGCAGCCGCCAGCTTTCGCCGCGGGTTCGGGTGTTCATAGATTGGCTCGCCAAGGTTTTCGCCGAACGGGACAGCGCCGAAACCGAGACCGGATGAATATTCCGCGAAAGCGATCAAATAAATGAAATCGGCTCTTTGATTGCGCGGTGAGCACGCCTACGTCGTAGTGCATTAGCTTACGGGCGATGCCGTTTCGATGTCATGACAGCCCAGCGATTTTCGAGAGAGAGCCGATGACCGAACAGAAGCAATTGAAGCTCGGGGCCTTCATGCGTCCCGTCAGCCTGCATACCGGCGCCTGGCGTTATCCCGGCGCCTATCCGGACGCAAACTTCAATTTCCAGCATATCAAGAGCTTCGCCCAGGAGCTGGAAAAGGCGAAATTCGACGCCTTCTTCATGGCCGATCACCTGGCGGTTCTCAACATGCCTATCGAGGCGCTGAAGCGCAGCCACACCGTCACCTCATTCGAACCGTTCACCCTGCTTTCGGCACTCGCCGCCGTCACCGACAGGATCGGCCTCGTCGCCACCGCCTCCACGACTTTCGACCTGCCCTATCACATCGCCCGGCGTTTCGCCTCACTCGATCACATCAGCGGCGGACGCGCCGGCTGGAATATCGTCACCACCTCCAATCCCGATGCCGCCCTGAACTTCGGCCTTGAAGAGCATATGGAACATGGCGAGCGCTACCATCGCGCCCGCGAATTCTATGATGTCGTCACCGGCCTCTGGGACAGCTTCGCCGACGATGCCTTTCTCCACGACGCCGAAAGCGGCATCTTCTTCGATCCGGAGCGGATGCATGTACTTGGGCACAAGGGCGAGGAACTGAGCGTTCGCGGCCCGCTCAACATCGCACGCCCACCACAGGGCTGGCCCGTCATCGTGCAGGCCGGACAATCCGACGCCGGTCGCCAGCTCGCCGCCGCAACGGCGGAGGCGGTCTTCGCAGCTCCCCGCAATCTCGCCGACGGCAAGTCGATCTTCGCCGATATCAAGGGACGGATGAAGGCGATCGGCCGCGACCCGGATCACCTGAAGATCCTGCCCGCCGCCTTCATCGTCGTCGGCGACACGGTCGAGGAAGCGAAGGCGAAACGAGCAAAGCTCGATAGCCTCGTTCATTACGATAGCGCCATCGCATCCCTGTCGATCGCGCTCGGTCACGACGCCTCCAAATTCGATCCGGACGGGCCGCTGCCGGAAACGCCGGAGACCAACGCCAGCAAGAGCGGCCGCGAGCGAGTCATCGCCCTTGCCGAAGCCGAAAAACTCACTGTGCGCCAGCTTGCCCAGCGCCTTGGCGGCTATGCCGGCCTCGCCTTTGTCGGTTCGCCGCAGAGCATAGCTGACGAGATGGAGCAATGGCTGCACGAGGAAGGTTCGGATGGTTTCAACGTCGTCTTCCCCTTCCTGCCGCAGGGCCTGCTTGACGTGACCACCCGCGTCGTTCCAGAGCTGCAGCGTCGCGGCATCTTCCGCCGCGACTACGAAGGCACGACATTGCGCGAACACCTCGGCCTGCCGCGCCCGGAAAACCGCTTCTTCAAGGCAACGGCTGCGGCAGCGCAGTGAAAGACCCCCAGCATTAAGAGACTGACATGAGCCACATCACGCCGATCGATTACGAAACCGCTTCCGACGCCGTGCGCGCCGAACATGACCGCGAAATACAGCTGCGTGGCCGTATGACCAACATGAAGCGGACACTGCTGCATTCGCCGGTGGCGCATCGCATCTATGCCGAATGGTTTCCCCTGCGCGAAGAGCTGCGCCCGGCTCTGGACGATCGCGCCGTCTGGCTGCTTTGCCATGCCATCGCGATCGAATGCCGCTCGATTATCCCCGTCGGTTTCTTTCGGCGGGCGCTGATCAATGCCGGCCTGACGCCGGAAACGATTATACCGACGGAGGACGAAGTCCTGCTGATCGAATTCGGCAAGGCGATCGTCGGGGATTCCAACGCGATTCCTGAAGACGTCTGGGCACGGCTAAAAGCCCGCTACGACGAGCCGACGCTTGCCAATCTCGTGGCTTTCGCGGGGATCATGATCGCGACGGCGATCTACAACAATGCCGTGAAGGTGGATATCGACCCTGAGCTTGGGCCTTATCTTGAGGGATTTGAGTTTCCTTCGAAATAGTGAAAGGCCCCTCACCCCAGCCCTCTCCCCGTTATGACAGGGAGAGGGAACGATCTCACCTAGCCCTTCGCCCCCACACCCAGGAATGAACGCGTACCCTCGCCCAACTCAGCGCGAGAAAGGAAACAGTGACGGTGCTGCCATCACCTTCTCCCCGTCAAGACGGGGAGAAGGTGCCCGACAGGGCGGATGAGGGGCTTTTGCGATTTACCCCGAAATGACAGTCGAAAACCGCGGATTGCCGCGGATCGTGTTGCTCACGGTGCAGATTTCATCTTCGGCGGCGTGTGCGATGGCGTTGCGCACCTCATCGCCGAAATCGCCCTTGATGATGAAGGCAATGTTGAATTTCTCGACGCGGGAGACGCCCTCGGTGGCCTTTTCGCCCGTCACGACGGCGGTGACTTCTGTGAGCTTGTCGAGCACGCCAAGGCTGCTCGCCGCCATGCGGGCACTTAAGACCAGGCAAGCCGAGAGCGAGGAATAGAGCAGGTCGAGCGGGTTGAAACCGGGCTGCGACGGCGAGGTGATGATATCGATCTCGCCACCCGTCACTGAGGTCACATGCGGAAAGCCGGTGCGGCCGACCGTAGCGGTTGCGCCTGTCTGCCTCGTCTTCACTTTCAGTTCGGCCATATCGAAAATCCTTGAAATAAAAGCGGGAAACCCTTTTCCTCTACATAGGGATTCATCGCGCAGGACACAATTGCAGTTCCCACCCCTTGCGTCTTCAAACCAGTTAAGCCACCAAATGGTTACAGGCTCTTAGAGCAATTCCAGGAAAAGTGCGCAGCGGTTTTCCGTCCGGAATTGCGTACAAACGCTCTAGCAGACAGGCAGCTCAACATGA
Coding sequences within it:
- a CDS encoding 3-hydroxyacyl-CoA dehydrogenase NAD-binding domain-containing protein is translated as MSALRFSDTISAVLTDGVLVVTIDNAPVNALSADVRAGLMAAFDHAEKDGTVVGIVLTGAGNSFIGGADIKEFGKPPVEPHLPDVISRIEAFAKPVVATINGVALGGGLEVALACHRRLAAPAAKLGLPEVKLGIVPGAGGTQRLPRLIGVAAAIDMIANGRIVSAAEALKLGIVDEIAKSELVTEASTAIASPMRRTGLLAAPAEAAEAIDKAAADALRKARGQHAPAEAVRLVRLAATAPLSDGLAEERRTFIALRDSEEAAALRHVFFAERAAGKVEGLEAAAPRKIETVGIVGTGLMGSGIAVSALNGGYRVVGVEQSAEAAEKGRARIIGLLDKAVQSGRLDAAGRGDRVSRLTVTADMQQLAQADIVIEAVFDDLTVKTELFQRLDTIVRPQTILATNTSYLDPDTIAAATRLPRRIVGLHFFSPAHIMRLLEVVNCKETAPDVLATALALAKRLGKLPVVSGVTEGFIGNRIFSAYRREAEYMVEDGASPQEIDAALEAYGFPMGPFAVFDMAGLEIAWARRKRQAATRNPAERYVVIADRLCEAGRFGQKTGLGWYAYPDGKRTVDPVVTDIIEIARAEKNITPKHFPADDIVSRLLQAMTSEGEALLSEGIAARASDIDLVMINGYGFPPSRGGPMFAAGRR
- a CDS encoding adenylate/guanylate cyclase domain-containing protein, coding for MDAKDIGEIASWLMQAGLKGMAEADILAGFCEQCRLHGLNLDRAMALMDTLHPVYEGRAFRWDGNQVIEREFEYGPSHQGIASENWQRSAFYHMLTTGGDEVRRRIGFGEPTDFYGLDTLLADGHTDYIAMIHRFEEGGTIGEMDCFYSNFATAHEVGFPEEDLRVLRKLTPALALAIKCTGMSRIARTIAEVYLGEDAARHVLEGKITRGKTERISAALWFSDLANYTRISDTAEPDEIIPMLNAYADAVISSIHEAGGNVLKLIGDGTLAIFKARNSADACAAALMAESLLRQRLRDLNSQRQIEGRPVTDVYLGLHIGDVFYGNIGSMDRLDFTVIGPAVNEVSRIASMCRSADRNILMSSNFIEALSGQQSNDLVSVGRYALRGVKRPQELFTLLSSAA
- a CDS encoding RidA family protein, whose product is MHTILQPEGWAKPIGYANGVAATGRTVFVGGQIGWNAACEFESDDFVEQVRQTLKNVVAILAEGGAEPKHITSMTWYFTDKQEYLGNLKGLGQAYREIIGRHFPAMAAVQVVALVEDRAKIEIQATAVIPE
- a CDS encoding acyl-CoA dehydrogenase; this translates as MHMSREIFDWADPFRLTEQLSDDERMVLDTAHSYAQEKLAPRVLEAFRHEKTDPAIFREMGELGLLGPTISPEYGGAGLSYVAYGLIAREVERVDSGYRSMMSVQSSLVMVPIETFGSEAQKQKYLPKLATGEWIGCFGLTEPNHGSDPGSMVTRAKKVDGGYSLTGAKTWISNAPIADVFVVWAKTEDGLIRGFILEKGWKGLSAPAIHGKVGLRASITGEVVMDNVFVPEENLMPNVSGLKGPFTCLNSARFGIAWGALGAAEDCYAKARQYVLDRKQFGRPLAANQLIQKKLADMVTEITLGLQGCLRLGRMKEEGHPPVELTSILKRNSCGKALDIARAARDMLGGNGISDEFGIARHLVNLEVVNTYEGTHDIHALILGRAITGIAAFSN
- a CDS encoding SDR family oxidoreductase — translated: MSSNSNKVAIVTGASRGIGAAIAERLAEDSFTVVINYSGSEAAAEELARKIEEKGGKALTAKADVSDVEAVRRMFDAAEAAFGGVDVLVNNAGIMQLAKIADADDAHFDRHIAINLKGTFNTLREAGKRLRDGGRIVNFSTSIVGLKLETYGVYAATKAGVEALTGIMAKELRGRSITVNAVAPGPTATDLFLNGKSDELIDRMAKMNPLERLGTPQDIAAAVSFLVGPDGGWINGQTLRANGGMI
- a CDS encoding thioesterase family protein — encoded protein: MAFKTTRPLRFGDCDPSGIAYFPSYLNILVGVLEDYFASIGFSWRRLIDNSRIGVPTVRLDLTFVKPGLQGDDLEFVLSVHGIGRSSLDLQHQVSANGHVLWTAKHRVVATSLDTHTSIEWPDDLRAALTSHLETTDAHHPAT
- a CDS encoding SDR family oxidoreductase — encoded protein: MSKQVIVITGASSGFGALTARALAKAGHTVYAGIRETQGRNVAQVAAAAAFAKDNGVDLRTVELDVASDASVEAGIAAVIAEQGHIDTIIHNAGHMSFGPAEAFTPEQFAELYDINVLSTQRVNRAVLPYMRKEGKGLVVWVSSSSTRGGTPPYLSPYFAAKAAMDSLAVSYASELTRWGIETVIIVPGAFTKGTNHFAHSGSPADKARAAEYDNGPYAGVPDQALKGLASLEPADADAASVATAIVEVVDMPFGTRPFRTHIDPSEDGAEIVNGVADRVRAELFRRIGLEDLLKPHAKA
- a CDS encoding LysR family transcriptional regulator translates to MDRFDAMRVFCRVVERRSFTLAAEDTGLPRSTVTDAIKQLESRLGVRLLQRTTRHVSPTLDGEAYYQRCLRILSDIEDAEGAFAGAKPKGVLRVDVHGTLARHFVLPNLPSFLETYPDIELQITEGDRFVDLIREGIDCVLRVGTLQDSDMIGRRVAMLEEVTLAAPAYVERLGMPAHPDRLDGHRMIGFRSSATGGLLPLEFQIDGAMREITLPATISVNAAESYFAAAKLGLGLIQVPRYHAEEALRSGELLHVLQGYPPTRTPVSMLYPRSRQLSPRVRVFIDWLAKVFAERDSAETETG
- a CDS encoding acyl-CoA dehydrogenase family protein, with the protein product MSTASSLPGPTRDHLDWPFFEERHHRFAAEVDAFAKSGVMASIDHTDVDGACRNLVKALGDAGLLTAATGSSDSEPLIDSRMVCLARETLAWHDGLADFAFAMQGLGTGAIGLSGSPELRSAVLPKVRSGDWLAAFALSEKDAGSDVAAMSCAARLDGDHYVLDGEKTWISNGGIADVYTVFARTGEAPGTRGISAFVVFADDPGFSIAERIEVIAPHPLATIRFDNCRIPASRRLGAPGEGFKIAMRTLDIFRASVAAASLGFARRALDESLAHARSRPMFGAALADLQLTQAALGDMATGIDAAALLTYRAAWRRDVQRLPTTREAAMAKMTATETAQSVIDRAVQLFGGRGVKSGEITEKLYREIRALRIYEGATEVQKLIVARELLKTN